The Juglans regia cultivar Chandler chromosome 11, Walnut 2.0, whole genome shotgun sequence genome contains the following window.
GGGTTTCCACCCTTAAAGCGTTTCCTAGATATATACTTCTAAGTGATGCTATTGGCATCGATGAAACTGTATGTAGTGTGACTTTGAGTATTTCTTTTCTATTACAGTTTCAGCAACAGCTATGTTGGAGCTTTTGCCCTTCGAACACTGCATACAGGCCAATGCATTCTTTACCTAAAAGATGCAAGGCTTTTAAGTGCCATTCTTTTCTAAGGCCAGGCCTACCATTTCAGCTCCCTAATATTAAAACAGCTGCCATGGCATTGACTAGGTAATTTTGTACAATCGATTacctttaaataataattatatatgaataatgaaatCAACAGTtcctcatataattatttatatatgaggaCCTGTTGATTTCATTATTTGATGTCTTTTATCTTTAGATTTCCATCAAGTATAAAAAGATATTTGGACTTCTTGCGATTATGTGGACATAAAAGAAACTATTCAAAAATATGAGTGAAAGTATGAACAACTAGATGGATATTGAGTTTGACTGTGATCTTATTTTTAAGTGTCGAATgcattttaaaagataatatcatCTGCTATAATATGAAGAAATCTAgtaaccatttatttttttgcattatgCAGGTCGTATAATGTTCTAGAAGGGAGTCCTCTTGTAATTAAGTTGGTTCCAGCAGttggtattattatttttgctgTATGGGGTATTGGGCCACTTTTGTGTCAGAGCAGGAACATTCTTCTTCATGTATGTGCTCTAAATTTaggttttcattttcatgtcATTTATCATGGAacaatttatgtttgttttctgTTTCCAAATTGAGATGATGCACTGTTTATGTAAGTAAACTTTTTAATCTATGCTGCAGAAAAATGATAGTAGTTGGAAAAAGAGTAGAACGTATAATATCATGACCTCATATCTTCAACCTTTGCTGCTATGGACTGGAGCAACATTAATTTGCAGGTAAATCTATCAGAGCACTAGTCATTTCGTTGTTGAACTAGAATAGTTTTAGATTCTTATCCTTTactgttaaatatattttctaaattcactGATAACAGTTCTGTTTCTTTCAGAGCAATGGATCCAGTAGTTCTATCTACTGAAGCTAGCCAGATTGTTAAGCAACGCCTTTTGAATTTTGTAAGATCGTTGTCGACTGTGCTGGCCTTTGCCTTTTGTTTGTCAAGGTGAGTCTGTTTTCTAtctgcatgcatacatacatccattttctatctatctatctatctatctatctatacacacacacacacacccctaTATGCAgtatatgtgtatatgtatagTATTTGAAAACCTTGATGAGTTGCCACTCAACAACACACTAAAAACACAGAGCTGTAGGAGGGGTTTTGGGATTTACATGGTTGAGCGGTGACTTGAAATTACCATTACTTGAAATATGTAATGGGGAAGCATTTCGCATATCCTTACTTTCTTTTTAGTAGAGATCTTTCCACTTATTTCTAAAAGGATGCTGCCACCATTTGTTTGTCATTGttcttttatcaaaataattatttgtcaTTGTTGCTTCATTGAAGCCAAATATATAATTGGCGATGCAGATTTCATATCTCGCCTTCCTTCTAGTAGAGgtctttcttcttatttttaagTTGCATCAATCTCAACCACTATTTGTTTGTCATTGCTGCTTCACTggagctatatatattatgttgaaCCAGTTTGCATATCATCTCTTTCTGTTTGGTTGAAATCTTTCTACTTATTTTAAGTAACATCAAATTCTGCTActagttttttatttgtttgtcgTTGCTGCTTAATTGGAGCCACCAATCATTAATGCTTCAGGtaatatggattatgttttCCCAGTTAGGGTGTTTAAACagtttttatcataattaaatgCAATTTTATGTTGCTTTTTGTGCAGCGTGATTCAGCAAGCACAGAAATTCTTCATTGAGACTAATGACTCTAGTGACACAAGAAATGTAAGTGTCAAGGCTTCATTGTAAACACATCTTGCTCAGATCATGTAATTAGATGGGGTAATGATGCAGTGTTATACTGTAAGAACTTCAAGAATCAAccaataaaatttgattatgcatCCAAACTCTATGCTACCATTTCCTGTattgtttctctgttttttgtGGCTATTTGAGTTGACCTTTATGTTTTTAAAGTTCTACTTCTAGTTGGTGTCATATGAGAGTATTAtggaaatgtttttttaattattttcctatGATATATGGATGAGACACAAATTTTTAGCAATTTTCTGTAGAAATGGTAATGACATATGTGCAGTGCATTCACTTAACTGCACCTTAGGTGCTATGTGATCAATTAATCTATGCTTAAAATTGTTTGACTCTGTTAGCACTGTTCATCACACAGACCATAATCAAgtctgaaatattttaatttcagatCTTCAAGGCCATAAGATAATTGATTATCAATTTGTAATtgatgtctattttttttttataagtaagagataaatattattgatatgaatgaaataggtatatcccatgtacacaagaagtatacagaagaacacttaaaatacattttaagagtgataaattaaagacaagaaataatgAACACTGTCCCCATTTAGTACAATAGCGGAAAACCAAAGCAGTgaagtgtggagaaaaaaaaatttcagctCCGCCATTGTgtgttccttgtcttcaaagcaacgcgcattcctttccaaccaaataaaccacatgatacacaacgggatcatcttccacactgctgccacttgatgaaaaccttgcatcttcctccaacaacccaacaaatccaccaccctcaaaggcataacccaagcaacatcaacctttgaaagatctcatcccacaacacccttgttacctcacaatacagtaagagatgatccacagattctccattttttttacacatataacaccaatccatcactatACATCCCCTCTTCCTCATAGTGTAtgtggtcaagatcttcccaagagcggcattccatacaaaatataataaatataattgatGTCTATATTGTTAGtatctttataataaatataattgttttctatattataattatttgtttaGACTTACTAATGGAAATGCAtattctagaattaaatattttttttatgagtaagaaatttattaaaaccaCGTAATtaagcatagcccaagtacacaggaaagtATTCTAGAATTAAAATTACCTTCTCTTTGGGCAGATGGGATTCCAATTTGCAGGAAAAGCTGTATACTCTGCAGTATGGGTTGCAGCTGTTTCCTTGTTCATGGAGTTGCTGGGTTTTTCTACACAGAAATGGTTGACTGCTGGAGGCCTCGGGACCGTCTTGTTGACTCTTGCCGGTCGTGAGGTGCAACTCTAATCACTGACTTTTtgctttataatatttattatcattagtaatcttttttttttacaagtattatCATTAGTAATCTGTAATAACCTACTTGCAaattatgatttgtttttttttttttatactttatctAGATATTCACAAATTTCCTTTCAAGTGCTATGATACATGCAACTCGGCCTTTTGTCGTGAACGAATGGATTCAAACAAAGATTGAAGGCTATGAAGTTTCTGGTACTGTTGAGGTTTGTATCTGAACACCAAACGTGTACTCAAAAGAACAAATGGCTACAAGAAAAGGacaaatgataaaatatcatatctatGTACAGATTTTGATGTTTTCCCCATTAGTAATGACTACACATAATTAAGTGCATTAACATGGGTTACTTCTGTGAATTGAAACAGCATATTTTATTCAGAGGGTTTctcaagtttgattttttttttttcctacagcACGTGGGTTGGTGGTCACCAACAATTGTGAGAGGCGAAGATCGTGAAGCAGTTCACATTCCGAACCATAAGTTCACAGTGAATGTTGTGAGGAATCTCAGTCAAAAAACTCATTGGCGTATCAAAACACACCTAGCCATTAGTCACTTAGATGTCAATAAGATCAACGTGAGGAGTAATCCAGATTATCCATCCTTTCATATGTGATAGCTGCTCATTTTCCaccattaaatatttatttgattgtcTCTCTTATTAGTCAGTTTGTCGACCTCTGTGCAGAATATTGTCGCCGACATGCGCAAAGTATTGGCCAAGAATCCTCAAGTCGAGCAGCAGAGGTTGCACAGAAGAGTGTTTCTGGACAATGTTAATCATGAAAGCCAGGCTCTTTTGGTAAGTGCTGAACAGCTAAATTATCTTACAGTTTtatgtctctttttttttttttaactctctaTTGTCATCTGAGTCATCATTTCTATAATACTAACACAATAATTGAATTCTTTGGatagatttaaaatgattttttaagtcGATTAAAAATAAGCGGAGGGCATCCATATTCTATCTTCTTccgtttttttttaattagtatcCATATTCTATCTACACCCccctttcctctttttctttctttgttgttaTTAGTGAATTTTGAAGTCATGCTGTAACCATTAGATTGTGATGTGAATCGAGGGCAGGAAAACAAAAATCTGAGAGAAACCTCAAGACTTtcttgaatgaatgaaaatatttatcaatagattataattatatatttttttcagattatAATCCTAGTTTTacatattatactttttaatatttagatagttgtgattttttttttcatttttgtttattaatattcCACTTGTTTTGACAAAAGAATGTTGTCATTGTTCTTGGAAAAACTGTTTTTAGTCAAGTATACTTTCAGGAAAAGTTacttatcataaaattaaaatcttcattaaaataattaaaacccacaCAAAGTTGAAAGACAGTGGTGGTAGTAGCGGTGGTGGGATTGACAAGGAGAGCCCTGAAGTGACTAGCGACACTACGGAGGAGTGTGGGAGGGGGTGATGGTGGCATCGTGGGGTGCTGGTTTGAGAAGGAGGTTGTACTGACAGTGTGTGGGAGTTGAACCAAACAcaggaaaacacaaaaaacacttgctggaaaatattttgctcTGAAATAAATGGAGCCTAAGGTTTTTCCATGTGATTCCCTTTCCAAATTTATGATATTGGTATATTCTCATTTCTCATGCTGCTTCCATGTTTAGTATTACAACTGTATATTACACTTAATGGTGAACAAGCTGTATTATAAGATCGACCAATTAAGATTTATTAGTAAAAAGATATGccagtaattttttttactattaaaatgCTCTAGTGCACAATGCTCTTGTATCAGCTTTATGCACATATATTTCTCAATTTGACACTTGATTTTTGTTTGCATATTTACAGATCTTGATTTCCTGTTTTGTGAAGACTTCACATTATGAAGAGTATCTGTGTGTTAAGGTAAGAGACTTTTCACCAGTACTTTTTAACCTATAGTGCATTTGGTCTGCTTTGTAGGATTTCATTTTGACTTTAGTGCATAGTGGTATTTGGTGGGCGTCACAAGATGTCCTCACATTAGAGTTCAAAAAGCTTTGCCAGGtgtatgagtttattttttattcttatgtgGCATGGTTCAATATTTAATGTTGCCTATTAAGAGTGGCTTGGGGCATCTTCACATAATATATCATACTTGTGGGTCAAGAGAAAATTGAAGAATTGTAAATGAAGCGTAACTTTTGGataagaattattaaataaaCTTAAGGGTGTCTTCTTTGGTATCAGTGAATATCCAATCATAATGTTtgttaaatagaaaaaaagcaAGGGGTGCTGGAGAGCTGTTCCGTGGTTTGGTGGGAGGATAAAAGGAGTAGGGATAAAATGAAACGAGGACGGATGAGTAATTCTTTAAGCCACAAATCCATCCAAAGCTGAACACACCGATGGAGGGAGATGTAGCTTTTAAAAATTTGCGTAATTACACTTTTATGGTTACTGCACACCATGGAAACCAGGGTGTGATGGTTAagaattttcactttttttttttttttttggtaaatttgGTTATACGCCCCTTGTACTATATACCCAACTTAGGATTAGCTCCTTGtgctatttttatttaggaataACACCTCGTTGTTTCAGCTATTTAGATATAGGTCCCTCCATCAGTTTTGCCGTCCATCAACATTAACAGGAAAGACatgtttaaaagaattaaaaactGCCACAGGCCAGGGCACCGCCCCCGGGTGGCTCCCATAGTGGCTGTTTCTGGCCACTGGTGGTGGCTGGAGTGGTAGCCACCACTGGCGGCTgtccttagttttttttttaacttttaatttcttattttttaacaataaaactgttttttattataaattcttttttttttattcttttaaaagacAAAAGCTATGGTGCTTAGAAATAAAGAAACACCTCTTTGATGATTAAATAAACTAGGAGGGTTCATTCATCTGATTGAACTTCAGAATAACACCGTCAACTCTTTTGCCATACCTGACTTAGGATTGGCTCCCTATACTCTTTTTTCAGGAATAACACCATGTGGTTTCAATTATTTAGAAATAGGTCCCTCCATCAATTTTTCCATCCATCAACATTAATGGAAAGCATGTGGCCCAATCACAAATTGCCACGTGTCcaccttgttttctttttaaaaaaaaatcaatattcttcCAAATCAATCAATTTATTGACTTCACTCAATATTTTTACTGTGGTCTGTGACGCCTACAAACTCTTAGTACTCATGGAATGAGAAGCCAGattaacatgcatacatatccACACCCTGTGATCTTTCATGGTTTGTCATTTGGTTATTGTGATCTTGTTAGTTGCTATATCCAATACCGTGCACCCATCATGTCCATTGGTCAGTTCATTCTactgtcttttatttttcttggcatTTCATTCTACAGTCAGTTCCCGTTAATGTTTGTGAGTCATAAGAATGCTTCATGAGGTCTCTATTTGGAAGGAATTGTTTAGGTCTTGTTTTGGTAGATATTACTTCACCGTTTCTGCCTATGTTTGTTAGATTCCAAGCTTTACTCTCTTTTTTCCAGCAAAATAGCTTTTGAGAGAATGCAACTgatggaaaattatttttagagcaTTGTAGTCATTTTAAGTTTGACTTTGGCAAAACAGGAAGCTATACTATTGGATCTTCTTAGAGTCATCAGCCATCACCGGGCTCGCCTTGCCACACCAATCCGTACAGTGCAGAAAGTATATAGTGACACAGATTTGGAAAATATACCATTTGCAGAGACAATATATAGCCGTGATGGGGTGGCATCCAACCGTCCATTGCTAATGATTGAACCGTCTTATAGAATTAATGGAGAAGAGAAGACGAGAACTCAAAATCGTTCGGCTCGTGCATCTGGAGAACAAGATGGTAAGTCCAGTGGACGACCTGTACCTGACAAGGGTGACGCTAAGGTTGGAGCAACATCAGTTTCTGACTACAAGGCCAGGGAAACCCCGCCTTCAAATGCTAAGGCAGATGCCAAGATTGGAGAGACGCCAAACCCTGATACAAAGGAGGACCCCAAGGCTGCAGCAGCATCTGTGTCGGATCCAAAAGGGGGTGAGCACACAATAGTGAAGCCGACATCAAAATCCATCTCCAAGACAGATTCTAAGGTAGCAGAAATGCCCTTCTCCGACCCCAAAGGGGTAGCTTCAGTAGCTGATAATTCAACTCAAAAGGTATCCAATGGAAAACAACCTAAGAGTGACAGTTTTGGGAATATCACGCAGAAGTTCAACAATCCATCAGTTTCCTCACCAGAAAGCAGCGTTGAGAAAGCAGGCGGATTTACAGCCACTCAGTCTAGACAGGAAAGTGAGAGAATGCCAACGATGCCAAGGCCTAGATTGGAAGATAACATAGTACTTGGTGTTGCTTTGGAGGGCTCAAAAAGAACCCTTCCTATAGATGAGGGAATGGTTTCCCCTTCAAGTCAGGCAGAAGGAAAGGAAATGGCTGCAAGCCGGAATGGCAACGGGTCTCCTACTCCCGAGAAGGATAAGAAAGATGGTCAGGTTCCAACCACTCCGAGTTCAACATCTGGCAATCAGTGATATAGATTAGGTTGATTGATGAAGATGTCCAAGTTCCTTGCTCCAGCTCCTCCTAACTCTTCTCCAGTACATCAAAGCTGTCTTTTTTCAAGCTGATATACGCCGTACATTCCTTTTCCAACTTTCTTCACTAATCTTTCTGTGATCTATTGTACCATTCTTCCGTgaaaatttaacaataataCATCAAACAAAAATGTACACCATTCTGCCAGATTTGAATGGTGTTACATCAAACACAAATCTTGCCCTGCTTTTGctcatagaaaatatagagTTTATAATTGTTACATTTTTTAATGTGTAAAGCTTAGGCTCTAAATTTCacaaagagtaatgttacgtac
Protein-coding sequences here:
- the LOC108980322 gene encoding mechanosensitive ion channel protein 2, chloroplastic produces the protein MALAGSLHLSHEWGLCRNRGCSKQYRSVTGRGKLHLLSATLSSRVSFQQQLCWSFCPSNTAYRPMHSLPKRCKAFKCHSFLRPGLPFQLPNIKTAAMALTRSYNVLEGSPLVIKLVPAVGIIIFAVWGIGPLLCQSRNILLHKNDSSWKKSRTYNIMTSYLQPLLLWTGATLICRAMDPVVLSTEASQIVKQRLLNFVRSLSTVLAFAFCLSSVIQQAQKFFIETNDSSDTRNMGFQFAGKAVYSAVWVAAVSLFMELLGFSTQKWLTAGGLGTVLLTLAGREIFTNFLSSAMIHATRPFVVNEWIQTKIEGYEVSGTVEHVGWWSPTIVRGEDREAVHIPNHKFTVNVVRNLSQKTHWRIKTHLAISHLDVNKINNIVADMRKVLAKNPQVEQQRLHRRVFLDNVNHESQALLILISCFVKTSHYEEYLCVKEAILLDLLRVISHHRARLATPIRTVQKVYSDTDLENIPFAETIYSRDGVASNRPLLMIEPSYRINGEEKTRTQNRSARASGEQDGKSSGRPVPDKGDAKVGATSVSDYKARETPPSNAKADAKIGETPNPDTKEDPKAAAASVSDPKGGEHTIVKPTSKSISKTDSKVAEMPFSDPKGVASVADNSTQKVSNGKQPKSDSFGNITQKFNNPSVSSPESSVEKAGGFTATQSRQESERMPTMPRPRLEDNIVLGVALEGSKRTLPIDEGMVSPSSQAEGKEMAASRNGNGSPTPEKDKKDGQVPTTPSSTSGNQ